The sequence below is a genomic window from Acomys russatus chromosome 6, mAcoRus1.1, whole genome shotgun sequence.
TGTTGAGGCTTTGCCGGAAGCAGCTTCTTCTGCAATAAAGTGCTTTTTATGTTACAAAAAAGGTATTTAAAATTACAGCAGTGTTCTTCCtgatcttgttttattttacctaAAAGAGAAATTTCATATGTGTACTGTGATAACAGTAATAAATATTGACCTTTAGAAAGTTATCCCAGCATTAAAAAGCATGGTGTGGGTTTTAGAACTGTATTAGATTATACTTTAATTAATTCTTAGTGACACACATTTCTAAAGTATGTTGGATAAATGTGAGGAAGatctttcattaaaataaatcttcaaagatatatttatgtgtaGTAGTCCTTGaataaaaaaagtgtgtgtgtgtgtgtgtgtttgtgtgtgtgtgtgtgtgtgtgtgtgtgtgtgtgtatgtgtttctctgtgtaaccttggactcatttgtagaggctggcctcgaactcacagagatctacaggAGTGTGCTACCGTGACCAGctgttctatatttttttttaaaaaagagagagtgtgtgtcaggATTCTGGTCCAAGTCTGCCAActgctaatgctgtgaccctgaGACACTTGTCTGCTTTCTTGGGTTCTTGGTTCTTCATCTCTGAGTGACAGGCAGCCTGCATCCATGCCTGGTCCACAGGCAATTCTATGAGTCATATTTTCTGCTGGCGTTTTTCAGATTTCCTGACACACCATGGAGCTCGCTGTTGGACTTACCACCATTCAGAAAAACCCATGAACTGGGAAAATGCTAGAAAGTTCTGCAAGGAAAGTTTCACAGATTTAGTTGCTATacaaaataagagagaaattgagTATTTGGAGAAGACACTGCCCAAAAGCCCTACTTACTACTGGATAGGAATTCGGAAAATTGGAGACGTGTGGACGTGGGTGGGAACCAACAAGCCTCTCACTAAAGAAGCAGAGAACTGGGGAACTGGGGAGcccaacaacaagaagaacaaggaaGACTGCGTGGAGATCTATATCAAGAGGGAAAAGGACTCTGGGAAATGGAACGACGACGCTTGCCACAAACGAAAGGCAGCTCTCTGCTACACAGGTGGGCAGTGACCAGACTCCTGTCTGACTCTGACTTAGGATGACCCAAGTTAGACTAATCAGACTCATTACCCAGAAGCTGCTAGTTCATCCTAAAATAATCCTCAATAAGCCTTAGGCGTAGCACTTCTAGGCATCCACTATGTAAAGCTGGTCCCTGTACTCAACAACTAGGTCAAGTTGTATCCAAGTTTGTAAGTGGGCTATGTGGGGAATTGGGACAGACACAGCCTGTGCCCTAACAACAGATAGGAAGATGATGCTGAGAGCTCGGTGGTTTTCCAAGGTATTCCTCCAACACCCCCAAAATTGAGAGTTACAGTGAGTTAATTCAttctaaaagcaaataaatgtcTATGGCCAAATGGCTGGCACATCCCATAAATCAAAATTTTAGAACACATTAGTTATTATGCAAAAATATTAGGAATACTTTAGcgaatctttatttttttcttttcagtcttttaaaaaatttaattactttacagcctgatcttgtcccccttcttcctctcctctctgtcgcCTTCCTCACAACTCCTCCcgtcctccctctcatttttcgtagagaaggggaggccccgaAAGGGTACCCATCtgccctggcacctcaagtcaagCAAGACTCAGCAAATCtcctcccattgaggccagacaaggcagcccagctagggggaagggGTCCAAACCAAAGGCAGACATCAGAGAGCCTCTATTCCCACTAGTAGGGGACCAACATGatggccaagctgcacatctgctacatatgggtagggggtctaggtccaatcTGTGCATGCtgtttgattggtggttcagtctctgtgagtccccgtgggcccaggttagttgattctgtaggtctccttgtagtgtccttgacccctctggctctctcaatctttcctcctactcttccatgagactcctgagctctgcctattgtttgactgtgggtctctgcatctgtttctatcagctgctgggtgaagcctctcagaagacagagtgAATCTTTCTTACTCATTATAatagtgtcaaaaaaaaaaaaagctttgtttgTGTGAGGAAGGGACTATGATCTCAATCACATTAAAATGTCTTTGTCTAATCTGTTTAAAGCCTCTTGCAAGCCAGAGTCTTGCAGCAGTCATGGAGAATGCGTGGAAACCATCAATAATCACACTTGCAGCTGTGACGAGGGGTATTACGGGCCCCAGTGTCAGTATGGTAAGACTcttctttttttgctttgctttgttttgtttgtttgtttgtttgttcctgccAATAGCCACTAAAGGCATGCTAGCTTAGGACAGCAGCTGGTTGTGACAAAATGATATAGCTGGGACAAAATAGCGTTGTCCATTCTAAGAAACGGGAAGTTGTGAACAAAAAGGCGAGGCTTTCACAATGGTATGTGTCTTCCTGTAAAGATTTCATAAGTCAGCATGCAGTTTCAATATTCTGCACAGGTGTTTTGGAGTCCCACGAGGAACAATGCTGTCGTTTGTCAAAGCTGAGCAGGCTGCGATAAGAAATTGGGCGTTGTGGATCCCTACAATTCCAGGATGCTATAGTCCAATGAGATTGCAGGATTAAGCAGAACTATGACACCCAACCGAACCAATTCCATTTCTCACTAGGAGAGTGAGGTTTCTGGAAGGCcctcctgctcttccataggCAGACATGACAAGGAATAGGAAGGGAAGAACTCACATATGATGCACAGAATACGTCACAGTCATTTAATAACACATCCCACACACTTATTTTGGTTGAGCATTTCTGGAGAACTCAGATGCATATTATTATAGATTCTGTACTTCTGGGATGTACAGTTAATTAATAGAAGTTATCTGTGTTCAGCGATCAAGTTTGAGGGAAATGAGATGAGCAGGAATAAGTGTGTGGAGAGATCTCCTAATATCCTTTCACTGCACAGAGCAGCCCCTCAGTGTCTCACCAGCAGCACTGAGGCGGCTGTCCTAGCATCAGGACCAAGGAGCCCTGCTAGGAAGGCAAAGAGAGGGTGAAGAGTGATCCGGAgcccctcctctgcttccctctgcacAGTGACTCAGAGAGGCAGTGGTAAAACTGGAactaagagaaaacacaaatgcaaACGAAGAGAGGCTCAGACTGACCAACACCTACTGAGAAGAGCATCAAGTCTTCTGAGggattcgggaggcagaggcaggaggatcgctgtgagttcgaggccagcctggtctacaaagtgagtctaggacagccaaggctacacagagaaaccctgtctcgaaaaacaaaaaacaaaaaacaaaaaaatcttctgaGGGAGGCTGTCTGGTTTCAAGATGTGTCTGATACACACAACAGAAAattacaagaagaagaaaagtaatgtTTTTAAGGAATAAAGGACTGAAACTAAAATTAATTTCAGTATTAACCAACTAGACTAGATCTGACTAACTTACTTAATCCCCGAAACCACGACTTTTTCCTAATGCCTTACCTGCACTGTACCATCACTCTGCCCtgtattttacttcttttaaaacatcgtgttttccttcttgctttctgACATATCTTTTTCtggttgtatttttttgttttttgttttttcaagacagggtttctctgtggagccctggctgtcctggaacttgctttatagaccaggctggcttctaactcagaggttctcctgcctcttgcttacgagtgctggaattagaggcacgtgccaccaccagTTGCTTCTGATTGTCTTTTTAACTATAGTAatttatcctgtttttttttttttccattggtgcTTATCCAAGGCCATATACTCTCAGTCTTAGCATCTatcttttctattgctctgactTGATTTGTTTCATTCATCAAGTGTCCTGAATTTTATGGATTTATATATCTATGTGATCTTTGGATTAACAAATCTGTCTTTAGCCATGGCCTCCAAATATGCTAAGGGTGTTGCCTTGGAGGTCTATCTACAACTCAAGTATCCCCGACCAGCTCCTCTTTTTTGTGTAATTGTAACTACATTGCATGAAAATGGCATATGAAATGACTCTGCTGTCCACTCTGCTGTCACCTCCTCCAACACTTGTGTAAGGTAACATCTTGCAAAttcaattttcaaaattttactcattttatggggctgaagagatgagttATCTTAAGAACACCAACTGGTCTTACAGTAGCTCTGAGTGCCGTTCCCAGTAGCCCTGTGATGGCTAGCAGAAATCTATAACTCCATCCCAGAGGATACACTGCCCTTTTCCTGCCTCCCGAGGCTCCAGGCACACAAATAATGCACATATCTATAAGAAGGCAAACCCTAATACACATACAattcagtaaaataatttttattaattaaaaaagctTTGACACTATCACCCTTGCGTATAATGCATGGCGGTTGCATTCATCCCTTTCCCCATGCCACTTCCACCAGCTCCCTTCTTCGTCCCAACTAGTTCCCTTGCTAATTACATTTTATAACTCGTTACTTCTCCAACATTTCTCCTACTCGTCGCCTACATTTGCCCTCACTGTCTTCTCCTGTTACTGCTGTCATCCCTAGGCGAGCTCCGGAAGTTTAAATTAGCTCCTACAGGCAAGCTGACCAATTAAACATAATCAGACCACGCCAGACCCACTATTCACTCTTTTATCTGCCGCTATCATTTGTTTTGGTAAAATTAGAGCTCATTGAATTCCAAACAGATGCTCAATGCCTGGCAAGCGGTTGTTAATGGCATGAAAAAGGTGAGCACTTTGTCTTTGCCCCTCCCTTTCTAAGCATCCCCCACATTGTGCTCTGTCTCTCTACAAAGCAATATCAGCATTTTGGCAGTTTTCTACTTTCCACATTCAGCTGGCTTTACTCGGGGCCTTCTCTCTGATTCTGCAGGGGATGGCATAGTTCTGAGATTATTTCTTCCCAGACTATTTCTTTGGACCCCAAGACAGACAGATGATTATCAAGTAGCAGAAACAAGCCTTGAATCCCTCAGATCTTCATAACCCTTCTCAACCCTGTTTCTCTCCCCATTAAAGTGGTCCAGTGTGAGCCTTTGCAGGCCCCTGAGCTGGGTACCATGGACTGCACGCACCCCTTGGGAGACTTCAGCTTCCACTCACAGTGTGCTTTCAACTGTTCTGAGGGAACAGAACTACTCGGTATTGGAGAAGCACACTGTGGACCATCTGGAAACTGGTCCTCTCTAGAGCCAACGTGTCAAGGTGAGTGACTGGAGAGTGGATCTTTGTTGTGGCTTGTGCTTATCATCTGGGGAACCAAGGGGGGGGGGTCCTGCCTAGATGTCTGTTTACTCTTCTGCTGTGTAATTAAACCTGACTTGGGTTGTAGTTTGATGcctttcaaattttttttcttactaaaacGAAAGgcaaaactcaacaacaacaacaacaacaacaaagccaaaacaatCAAAAAGTGTTTAAAGTCACCTGACATTTTATACTATGGTTTATAGTGACACATTGAAATTATgctgtgtatttcatttttctcactgTACACTGCAGCTGAACTTTGGTTCCTCACCTTCAATAACACCCATCTTATGTGGTGCCCTACTTAGCATCAACCAGTTTCCTTCAGAGGACCTACAGGTCTTTCTTGGTTGTTTCATTTGGTGGGTTCTTAAAgtcatcttttatttgtttttctccagaGTGAGCTCTCAGGAGAATAACAATTGCTTCGAAAAACAAAGCTAGGCCCTtgattgttttcatttgaaacaGAGTTGGCTTTATCTATTCTGTTTGCCACAGatagatgaaacaaaacaaaacagtggggTTGTATTTATGAAGCTCTGGTTAGGCTTTTTGCATTTACATTTCTAGTTCCCTGGTTTAGTTctctaaagaaaaccaaaatctgTCACTGAGATCATAGATCTGAATTGACGTAACTGATATATTGTATAAATGTCAAGCCTGCTTCAGGAAATGGGAGTGTCCATAGGACCCATTGAGGAGCTgtcatgacacacacacagaaggttgAAACCTCTGTAATCACTGAGAATGTCCCATGTAATCACTTGAGTCCACGGCTGTATGGTATGACATTTCAGGAGCGTTGGCCCATCACCATGCTGCAGTGGCCGCCTGGAATGGCTATCCCGCACCACCATGGGCTATCAATGCCTTCTTGGCGCCACCCATGACCAATTATAGCACAATATCACATTAAGAAAACAAGTCTGTAAGCGTTGCCAAAAAGTAACTCCTACAAGTTAGAAATTTCTAGTTATTTTATGGATGGTTCCAATGATAAATGACTGGTGGCTgtgttcatgcctttaatctcggcactcgggaggcagaggcaggtggatcactgtgagttcgaggccagcctcgaggtctacaaagtgagtctgggacagccatgacgacacagagaaaccctgtctcgaaaaacaaataacaaaagaaaaacttgtgAATGGGGTCTGGCGAGAAGGTTCAGTGTTTAAAAGTTCTTGTTCCCTGCAAGGACCTGGGTTGCTTCCCATTAGATGGCATTGCTACCTGTTATCCCAGTTACAGGTAATCGTGTGCagcgcacacatacatgcaggtactCATGCATATAAGctaaaaccaaaaggaaacaaaaaaatctcaggatTGACAATGAGACTGGGAGTGAGACAAGAGAAGCTTAAGGGGCGTGGTGTGGGTGTGACCAAACTGCAAAACATATGCCATCCCTGAAAAAGCCATAAGGAAATCCATTATTGTCCATGATTAATTTATGCTAATAAGAAGGTAGGCATGCCTTTGGTCCTGAATCCTATCTTGTGTCATTGTGTCCTCACGGAAGTGGCTCAGTGTGAGCCTCTAGCAGCACCTGATCTGGGCACTATTGAGTGCAGTCACCCCCTGGCCAACTTCAGCTTTACTTCGGCATGTACCTTTAACTGCTCGGAAGACACTGACTTAATCGGGGAGAGAAAAATTGTCTGCGGACCATCTGGCATCTGGTCTAGTCCGAGTCCAATATGTCAAAGTAAGTAAGTTTGCTGAGAAATACTGAAGGCTTGAAGGCGGAGCTGACTGACTAGCAGAAGGTGGGAAAGCTATAACAAACTTCTAAGTTCCACTTCCCCCAATACATGTAGCCAAAAAAGACATCTATACGCACTTGTATACTATAAAACCCTTTGGCTATTCTTGGCCTCTCCTTTGatgataattattttcttttctcaatctCAACTCTCTTCCTACTTTTAAACTTTAAGCCCACTGTCTTCTCATTTATGCATTACCCATATTTTCTATTGCGCCACAACTTGATTTCTCTGTTAGTCCTTTAAAATGCCTCTTCAAAGGTCACCAGTGACTCCTACCTCCCAACAGATAGACAGATCTCCACTATCCTAAGATAATGCTACCTAACTACGTCTGTGCATGAGAAGGACTGCAGCCTCCTCATCTTGTGTATGTATGCCCCCAACAGAGTAGTACATGAAAAAGTGCTAACATAAGTGCACGTTAAATTAGCTTATGGAGTAATAGCTATCAATGGGTGCCCAGCCTAGACCGTCTGCACAGAGTATAGAAGTGCTAGGCCCTGCGGCGCTGTCGTAGAAGATCTCTGGGTGTTTAGgtagtgtgggggtggggagcaggaaggTGGCGGAGAGGACACGACGGTAAGGCTGTATACCAGGCTCATCAAGTACATTTCCTTTTGAGCCCACTTCgttttcatttcctcatcttTAGCAAACCAACAATTGCCAATATGTAAAAGTAGATTCCTTCACATGGAGGTATTGgaagatagggtttttttttttttttttcagactaatatttttcaataaaaggctGTAAGCAAACCTAGTTTGTATTTACAGATGGATGTGCAGACGTGTCCTTTTAACTTATTTGAATGGGAATGAAGGAAATTGTCCCTTTAGCCCATTGCAGATCCTGGGCATATAAGCCGTAGCAGCTTCCTTGACAAGATGCCCAGCTCGGGTCGTTGACTTCACTTTCCTTGTAGTTAGACTCTAAGTTTTCTAGCTCTTCTCTGTGCTCAAAGTCAACCTTTAAGGAAGACAGGgaacaaaacaccatgatgacTGCTGATCCCCAGGAACAGCATGAATTGCAGATCTGACAACTGCGATCCCATAGACGCCCAGCCAGCCCATTGTCTCCACATCCTAGTCCTTCCCAGGCTATAATCCTCACAGGCTAGACTAGGGGAATATAGCAGAAGGACAGAATGCCACATGTCATGAGCTGGTCTAAGGAAACAATGCTGTGGTCTCACGCCATATGCCTCGTTGACTCCTCTTTCAGAGACGGACAGAAGTTTCTCACAGATCAAGGAAGGCAACTATAAACCCCTCTTCATTCCGGTGGCTGTCATGGTTACCGCATTCTCGGGGCTGGCATTTATCATTTGGCTGGCAAGGCGGTTAAAAAAAGGTAGGTGTGGTCAATAGAAGCAAAGTAAAGCAATTTTaaagtaggaagagagagagagagagagagagagagagagagagagagagagagagagagagagagagagagagagagagagagagagagagagagagagagagaccccataGGAAATAAAGTGCAAGAGACTTAACTGAAGCAGCTGCCAAGTGACTTCTGTGCTCTGTAGGCACAAGTCATCCCCGGAGACACTGAGCCTGATAGACACCTTCATTTAGAAGAGCCAGCCAATGGTTCACACTAGGTAGACCTTTTCATGGGTTTGCTCTGAGGAACCAGGCTAGATGAGACATT
It includes:
- the Sell gene encoding L-selectin, which codes for MAFPSRCQSPRWGVWSILKLWVWTELCFDFLTHHGARCWTYHHSEKPMNWENARKFCKESFTDLVAIQNKREIEYLEKTLPKSPTYYWIGIRKIGDVWTWVGTNKPLTKEAENWGTGEPNNKKNKEDCVEIYIKREKDSGKWNDDACHKRKAALCYTASCKPESCSSHGECVETINNHTCSCDEGYYGPQCQYVVQCEPLQAPELGTMDCTHPLGDFSFHSQCAFNCSEGTELLGIGEAHCGPSGNWSSLEPTCQVAQCEPLAAPDLGTIECSHPLANFSFTSACTFNCSEDTDLIGERKIVCGPSGIWSSPSPICQKTDRSFSQIKEGNYKPLFIPVAVMVTAFSGLAFIIWLARRLKKGKRSQNRMDDPY